A region of Gemmatimonadaceae bacterium DNA encodes the following proteins:
- a CDS encoding response regulator yields the protein MLTNLVIGDADVDRVLLVDDEEAVRESLARYLGRRGYLVETAASAGEALTHLGNQRYTLMVCDIRMPDMSGLQLVPEARRVDPDLAIVMLSALADAPSAAEALRLGAMDYLAKPLELEKVRHALERAIRRRRLLLEQRNVERLLQAESARLTREHAREVESLADGVVHALVRVTELLEAREAGHAGRMRRLAAVAEAVAVAIGLSPHRAWQIRSAAQLSDIGVLVGPRGSRGSTGSTQRALDILSGLTSLPDLVEGVRDQGEFWDGSGGPRRARGDDISLGGRVLAAARAFTELTAPRTATPPLSTEEAAARVSREAGTRFDPGVCDALTRVIRERRLLGFDADVLESQAPRD from the coding sequence ATGCTGACCAACCTCGTCATCGGAGATGCGGACGTCGATCGCGTCCTCCTGGTCGACGACGAGGAAGCGGTCCGGGAATCCCTGGCCCGCTACCTCGGCCGGCGCGGCTACCTCGTAGAAACAGCGGCCAGCGCCGGCGAAGCACTCACCCACCTCGGCAACCAGCGCTACACGCTGATGGTGTGCGATATCCGCATGCCGGACATGTCGGGACTGCAGCTGGTGCCCGAGGCCCGCCGGGTGGACCCGGATCTCGCGATCGTCATGCTGTCCGCCCTCGCCGATGCCCCCAGTGCCGCCGAAGCGCTACGGCTCGGCGCGATGGACTACCTGGCCAAGCCGCTGGAGCTCGAGAAGGTCCGGCATGCGCTCGAGCGGGCCATCCGGCGCCGACGTTTGCTCCTCGAGCAACGCAATGTGGAGCGCCTCCTGCAAGCCGAAAGCGCTCGTCTCACCCGTGAACACGCCCGCGAGGTGGAATCGCTCGCCGATGGCGTGGTGCATGCCCTCGTCCGGGTCACCGAGTTGCTCGAGGCCCGCGAAGCCGGACACGCAGGCCGCATGCGGCGCCTGGCGGCGGTGGCCGAAGCGGTGGCCGTGGCCATCGGGCTCTCCCCCCATCGCGCGTGGCAGATTCGCAGCGCCGCACAGCTGTCGGACATTGGCGTTCTCGTGGGTCCGCGCGGCTCCCGTGGGTCGACGGGCAGCACCCAGCGCGCCCTCGACATCCTGTCCGGACTCACCTCACTGCCAGATCTCGTGGAGGGCGTGCGGGATCAGGGGGAGTTCTGGGACGGATCCGGCGGACCGCGCCGGGCACGGGGGGACGACATTTCGTTAGGCGGCCGTGTGCTTGCCGCCGCCCGCGCCTTCACCGAACTCACCGCGCCTCGAACCGCGACCCCTCCCCTGTCCACCGAGGAGGCAGCCGCCCGCGTCTCCCGGGAAGCGGGTACGCGCTTTGACCCGGGTGTCTGCGATGCGCTCACTCGAGTGATCCGCGAGCGGCGACTCTTGGGCTTCGACGCCGACGTCCTGGAATCCCAGGCCCCGCGGGATTGA